Proteins from a genomic interval of Lolium perenne isolate Kyuss_39 chromosome 1, Kyuss_2.0, whole genome shotgun sequence:
- the LOC127294819 gene encoding homeobox-leucine zipper protein HOX15-like → MYMAQEDVDLALGLSVGSGTGNPHLLQPKEAPPLEPSLTLSLTIAVKREKVEEENKRAMIYYSAASSAADDDIEGCNNSGSSRKKLKLTKEQSALLEGRFKEHSTLDTKQKTALARQLNLRPRQVEVWFQNRRARTKLKQTEVDCELLKRCCETLTEENRRLHLELQQLHHQQQRHPTAFFMPAAAMLSVCPSCDRLAPAPPAHAAAAADRPASKRSFFATNSAASARQLYPHKDRHASMN, encoded by the exons ATGTATATGGCGCAGGAAGATGTGGACCTAGCCCTGGGTCTCTCCGTCGGCTCCGGCACTGGCAACCCCCACCTGCTTCAGCCGAAAGAAGCACCGCCGCTGGAGCCATCGTTGACCCTGAGCCTAACCATCGCCGTAAAGAGGGagaaagtggaggaggagaaCAAGAGGGCCATGATCTACTACTCCGCGGCATCGTCAGCGGCGGATGACGACATTGAGGGGTGCAACAACAGCGGTAGCAGCCGGAAAAAGCTGAAGCTAACCAAGGAGCAGTCGGCGCTCCTGGAAGGTCGCTTCAAGGAGCACAGCACTCTCGACACG AAGCAGAAGACAGCTTTAGCAAGGCAGCTCAACCTCAGGCCAAGGCAAGTTGAGGTCTGGTTCCAAAACAGAAGAGCCAG GACAAAGCTGAAGCAAACGGAGGTGGACTGCGAGCTCCTGAAGCGCTGCTGCGAGACTCTCACCGAGGAGAACCGGCGCCTCCATCTTGAGCTCCAGcaactccaccaccaacaacAACGCCACCCAACCGCGTTCTTCATGCCCGCAGCCGCCATGCTCTCCGTCTGCCCCTCCTGCGACCGCCTCGCCCCTGCACCGCCCGCCCATGCCGCCGCCGCAGCTGACCGTCCTGCCTCCAAACGCAGCTTCTTTGCCACCAATTCTGCCGCCTCAGCTAGACAACTCTATCCACACAAAGATAGACATGCATCCATGAATTAG